ctcttttgcttaaaaaaaaaaaatacacggTGAGGCAATTGACTAGCAGTAAATTCTCAACTAGTGAGTAAATATTTCCAAACTACATTTTCTTCCAAGTGTTGGTGAATAAAATTTCACTGTATGATCTCACTTTCTTCTACAAAGACATGGACAGTCCCGATCAGACAGCTACAGAATTTCTCCTCCTGGGATTCTCTGGAAAATCAGAGCAAGAAGAGGTTGTCTTTGGAATGTTCTTAGGCATGTGCATGGTCACCATCTCTGGGAACCTTCTCATCATCCTGGCCATCAGCTGTGACCCTcatctccacacacccatgtactacTTCTTGGCCAACCTCTCCAGTGTTGACATCTGCTTTTCCTCAGTCACTGTCCCCAAGGCTCTGGTGAACCACGTGTTGGGAAGCAAGTCTGCCAGTCAGTCCCCCTCAATCCTTGGGAAATTAGGGTTCCGGACAGGTGGGCATGAGTTGGTGATGAAAAGGGTTACAGACAAACACCGACACACTGAGAGTGTGTtttatctgaatgtattttctcaaagcgagcaccagtcttataatacagaagaaaaacaagaaggctaggCGAATACCTTTGCCAAGGTgcactggttcttaacacaaaacaaagaaaatgcatacataaaaagatggcggGAGCAAGgccatgtttacaactgagaCTAGGAACagcccttaattaagatcagctaaacacaggagtcaggtgaatgctctgatgcaatgctagtctattgttaaacccaccaccagggggcCCTTTAGTAAatgcctgattatgctattcctctgggcctagtgaaaaacctgcagcaagggaattccattctactaaccctttcatgaataatactacaacccacctatttcctaggccattgtgtattcctgtgtatgggtatgactcagctattgttctaagtaattactatgtagactagccttgagcttttctagctctattcaagtaaattgcaatgcctaattagtttcactgtctctattagaagtaaatttgagtgttcctgaataggtaacattcttactgaattccaagctcagggttggcttcaaggactttctaggCCATTGGAACACTGATGAAGGCTAGCTATCTGTCataatcaatccttaaaggcacttataataaaacaatactgaaagagagcacacagatctACACACCAGACTAACAcagggacaggttttgagtgtacgtgctatgagaatgccaaggttccatgaggctaagtttccatgaaactgtttgccttgggactgcttccaggtttctaaacctgtcacACAGACTTCACTGAAGTGGATGTAGCACAAGTCCAGAGTGTATGGCCCAGATGTACTTCTTGTTCATATTTGGCAATATGGATGGCTTCCTCCTGAGTGTGATgacctatgaccgctatgtggccatctgtcacCCTCTCCACTATACCATGATGATGAGGCTCAGACTGTGTGTCCTACTGGTGGCCATACCATGGGTCATCACAAACCTGCATGTTCTCTTGCACATTCTCCTCATGGTTCGACTCACCTTCTGTTCCCACAATGCAGTGCACCACTTCTTCTGTGACCCTTATCTTGTCCTGAAGCTCTCTTGTTCTGACACTTTTATCAATGATGTTGCAGCCTTCACTGAGGGTCCCTTGATATTCCTGACACCATTTATATGCATTGTTGCTTCTTATGCCTACATCTACACTAAGGTCTTGAAGATGCCCTCTGCCCACGGAATAAGGAAAGCCCTGTCCACCCATAGGTCTCACCTCACGGTGGTCTACCTCTTCTATGGGGCGATCCTGGGGGTTTATATGCAGCCTTCTTCCTCCTACTCACTACAGGACACAgtggcctctatcatcttcacaGTGGTGACACCCATGGTCAACCCTTTCATCTACAGCATGAGGAATCGTGACATCAAAGGAGCCCTAAGGAAAAAACCCGTGATAAAGGATTaaaaatatgaccccacagacagtgggagacaggcactgagcattggtttggtttgctctgcctcgctATTCTTTGCTAAAGACTCCCATGTATTGGCTCACCTTACATGGTGCTGAGCTCAACTCATggtaatgctgccattgagagaaactcacccaagaattGCTCCTGGGGTTCCTGCAGCATCTTGCTGCCTCCGAGGCCTCACCTTAGGTCAGTTGGTGAACGTGgtagtttcttcaggattgaactacagctgtctggtgtctgcttgctgtaaggactggactgtagctgctggttcataATTTGATCTCCCTGCCTAGAGGACCGGTCTGTATTGTAGCTGCTAAAGCATGTTTGGTGTTTACTACAGGACTGACTGCAGAGAAAGAAGATCGAGCTCCCCCACAAAGAattattgctgaacaggtccacttcccccatatcctaatatcttctctcttccactacctctccTGGGTGGTGGACAGatgagaggttgaacccttattaaaagtgtGTTGCAAAAGAAGTTATGCCTGCAGAAAACCATGTTACTTCTcttgctgtggcatgtgtgtgcacagcttcTCTACTCTACCAATTGCAGCTTCTCATATGTGGACTCTAGTTCCTCCAGTTACAGGCCTTGTGTGTACAGTCTCTCTTCAGTCAATCATGTGCTTGCTTCTGGGTTTCTGGTCTCCGGCAGATATGCTTTTCTGAGGCTGGAGTAAGAACATCTGTATTGCTGAGGCAAGGTCACCCAGGACTCACTGAAGTTTGTTATGGCCACCGAGAGCTATCCCACAGCCAGCATAAGTTGTCTGGAATAGTCATCACTAAAACATGGTCTCCCAAGAAGTTCTGACTTCAGCAgccagtctcagctacatagcaattTTGAGGACAGTCTAGGATACATGAGGTTCTGtcttaactaactaactaactaaccaactaactaaccccctctctctttctctttctctttctctttctctttctctttctctttctctttctctttctctttctctttctctttctctttctctttctctNNNNNNNNNNNNNNNNNNNNNNNNNNNNNNNNNNNNNNNNNNNNNNNNNNttctctctctcattaaataaataaataaataaataggaattgTCTGATGGACAGCTCTTGTTCAAGATTCCTGCACGGAAGGGCAGGGTCTGACAGCTGCCAATCAAAGGGTCAAAACAGTTCAGTTCCCTAGACCCAagctgtgctggctagctttatgtcaactttacacaaagTATAGTCaactgaaaggagggaacttcaaTCGAGAGAATGTCCATATTATCCAGTTataaggcatttttctttttttaaagatatttttattctcttagaattttatacaatgtattttgaccatataCATCCCTTACTCCTTCCCTAACCCTTCCAGGACCTACCCCTCCACCCAACTCCCTACCAACTTCATAtcttcacttttgtttgttttaataaccCACAGAGTCCAATTTGTGCCACCCATATACTCCTGAGTGTGGGGCATCTGTATTTTCTTAGTATTGATTAGGGAGAGCCCAGTCCAtggtgggcggtgccatccctgggtcctgggttctataagaaagcaagctgagaaaatcATGGGAGTAATCCAGTAAGCAGTCCtatcatggcttctgcatcagctcctgcctccagggtcctgtcctatttgagttcctgtccagacttccttcaatgataaacaatgctgtggaagtgtaagctgaataaaccatttcctctccaagtttctttggtcatggtgtttcatcaaaaCGATAGTAGCACTAACTAAGAAACCAACCTAACTAAAGGAAAGCAAATAATAAAGAGTGCGTACAGTAAAAGCTAACAGAACATCGTTGATGTCTGTAACTTTATATAACAGGACTTCATGCTCAGGCAAAGTTTTTGGGAGGGTTGGGCTATTCTATCTGAGTCAATGTGAGATTGAGAAGTACCAGACGCCCGGCGTGGtagggcacgcctttaatcccagcactcgggaggcagaggcaggcggatttctgagttcgaggccagcctggtctacagagtgtgttccaggacagccaggactacacagagaaaccctgtctcgaaaaaccaaaaaaaaaaaaaaaaaaaaaaaaaaaaaaaaaaaaaaaaaaaaaaaaaaaaaaaaaaaaaaaaaagagaagtaacAGACAACAAAACTTAGAGCCATGACAATTAGAATCTAGGGAACTCAAGCCCTGTAAAGCCGCTGTGGAATGGAAGATGTTTCACTGAATTCTGCACCCAGAGAAACAGCAACTGAAAGAGCTGTGTGCAGAGCCCAGGATTTTATTTGGCTATTTCTAAGGTTGAGTCTTCCTGTGTTTTCCATGCTAGGTTAAAACTCTTgcattcagaaatcctcctgcctcagggtgCCGAATAACTAGTGCTACTGGTGTCTGAGCTTCAAAGTTGGATATGGACAACGTATCTGATGGTGTAAAGACAAATGGTGAGAGTGTAGTTAAGAATTACGCAGGTTTAGTAGTGTTGGTTGTAGGTTCTAAGAATCATGATCTCACTAGCTGTGGGTAGTTGCTTAGGTTTCaaataccaggcatgatttccctcttttTGAGCAGATCCGGAGTCTAACTTAGAAACCTGCTGGGTACTGTCAAGGTAAGCATGTCACGATTGCATCCCAGGGATATTGGACTATTAAGGTCACTCCCCCTTACAACAGAGGAGATCAgcacagaaacccacaaccaatCAGTATGCACAGAAGAGGAGCCCGGATGAAATGAATACACCTACAAAACAACTCCTGGACCCAAGGCTCGGGAAACACTGGGTAAGAGGGGACAGAATGTTTAGGAgacagaggatcagggagttttctgtgagattgtgcCTCCTGGGAAAGTCAGAAGCTACACCACTAAAGTCTCACTTACACGATTGCCTAAGCAGTAAGATGAGTGAGGGCAAGAACAACAGACTTACCAAAGCGGACTGGGGAAAGCTCACGAGACctcaaccctatacaaagaacAACAGCCAACTAAGGGATGCTGGACGacaggcaactaagggatgctgggagtaGGATGAGCACACCActtgattatccaataccaaacgGTCAACCCcgaaagcatatatatatatatgtgtgtgtgtatacatatgtgcatagtatatatacatatataaaatatatatgtaatatggaGAGGTGCTGTgtatgtaattgtgtgtgtgcacataaacgTATACGcatgtaacaaaaattaatgagagaagaggccataaatttaaagaaagtaaaaagatttATGTGGGAgaatttggagggaagaaaggaaaaacgaaaatgatgtaaatatattacaatttcaaaaaataaaagaaatatctttttaagTTGAATGAGAAGGAAGGTAGTACATTAAGATGAAAGTCAATGAAGTTATTAAAGGATCCAGAGACATAGGGAAGCCATTTTCTATCCACATGTGCCCTTTATAAATTGTCTTAGAAACTCATTATCCACTGGATAGCTGTATTGGTGTGCCCATTGCATGCTGGTTAATTCTATTTACAcaaatatcttccttttcattcttcccCGCATGAACACACACTTCTGTTGATCTCTCTAGCTTCCTGAATTatttctctccagctccctgcacagggagacacaggaggaagggagagattcCCCCAGAGGTGTAGGCCTCCCTGGTCCTAGTGTCTGTCTGTGAGGAACTCATGAGTAAGAACAAGGCCCCATGTGGGGTTCCTGGTGCCCTCTTCCCTCAGAGGAAGAACTTGTACCAAAGTTGTATCTTGCTCTCCAGTGGCAGTCACATTGTCTGGTGACTTGCCTCCTAGTACCTGAGTTAATAGAGACGGGGCCTGGTCTAGAGACTTTATTCTCTCAGCCTAGACTCCCAGGAGACTCCgcattctctctttccacatgcAATTTCTATTTACTAATAATTAGCCTTTGGGGAGTGAACTCTTGGTGTGCCAattaaacaactgaaaaaaaagtttGGTATCAGCTCAATGAATGTTGAAACAAATGGTCATCTCTCAACCCTGCTTGGTTCCCCAGacactgctctcccagagagATGTGTCACTTTGCCACATCAGGGCCACTGGAGTCTCATGGAGTCTGCACCAAGGCTATAAGCCTACTAGGCCTATGTCTATTACAAGCAGAAGAAGCCTCCATGCCATCAGATGGCTATTACAACCttctagaaattatttttctattgtagtTTGACTCCTAGTGTTTCAGAGCAAggacaaagctttcttctttcatgtgaAGTCAATGGATATTCAGTAGATGACTTTGTTCTGGGAATTACCCTCTTGTCACTTGAGCCTTGGGAGTTGGCTTTGTCTACTACCTGAGCCCTAAGTCCTGATGAACCTGGCTTTGTAGACTGAGtcctcatatgtatatatgtctgaaCCTGTTTTTAAACACCTGCCCAGAGTCTGCCTTaagtttcatgtgtgtgtgcgtgtgtgcatgcgtgcttgcgtgcatgtgcgtgtgcatgtgtgcttgtgtgtgtctggatCACAGGCAGTGGGGGAAAGTGGCTGACAAAATCTTGGTGCATCTTGTTCTGTAGAAAGGGAGTGATTTCCcagaagtgggaaggaaaggggacgGGAGAAggagtgaaaggaaaaaaagaccagagaaaagaaaagtgggaTAAGGCATGCCAAAAAGACACAGCAGCCACAACAAAGGTGCTTCCCAAGGCTCACAGACAACAGATAGTGTGGCCGAGCATCCCTAGATCAAAATCTGAAATTTTAACAATTCCCTAGGTAACCTCGTATTATCTGAAACAGGCACACTAAAAACACTCTATAAAATTACCTCAggctgcatatacatatacagaagaTCCATGAAACAAACACAGAGTTTCATGTTTAGACTGGCTTTTCATTACCTGCATGCAAATATTTCAAGATTTGAAGAATTTGAAACACCAAACACTTCTGATCCCAAGCACGTTGGGAGAGGGGCACTTGGTGTCATTGTGACTCAGAATAGGAAATAAACATGAGTAAGTCCATCCTGATGAAAGCAAGCAATGAAATCAACAAGtgaacatggaagaagaaaaagggtcTTCCAGCAGATGTCCTGGTAGTGCCAGTGCCACACCCCTGTCACCTCTAGCAGAGTGTGGAGCTtagtcctctcctctcctttgaaAGGCAGCTGGACTGAGTGACTTATAGCCAAAGAACAGATTACTGAAGGGGAAATGATAAAACATTCTTGCCAAGTAATAAAGTTTGACATTGTCAATGATAAATCACATTGATATGCTATATCCCTGCCATGGCATGAAGACGTGAGGAAATAAAATCCCACAGAGGTGACTCTCCCCAAACTCATAATGATACTATAATTATGAAGTTAGCAAACCCCATGTAGAATAATATTGGACAAAACTGTCTGCCCAAGATTCCtccaaaaaaattaagaatgtgaaagacaaggaaaaacagaaatttttacagacaagagaaaaattcaaaagaCTTAGGGCTTAACTGTCCCTTGTTTTGAAATGAGCCCGTTTTTTTGGCCAAAcagatgtattttctttaaatataagtGAGCAAAAATTAAATACCAACACAGATTTATACATAGCTATAGGaataaactaataaacaaaatatacatttatctCCATctagatatatacacacaaaatttaagGTTTTTATAATCAAACCCATGAGCAGTCTAAAATTCTTCAGATTAGAGTAGAAAGTTTATAAATGCATAAAGATGCAAAATGGCAGAGCAGTTATCTCTAGGGCCTTTTGCTCAAAATAGCCATCAAAGATAGAAAGCCAtcagagaaaaactgaaaacaagagaAGTGATTCCTTGTAAAAAGTAAGTGATCCTCAGTAAACATCAGCCATGTTTCTCAGAAGATACAATGTTGGCCGGAAGAGGTGCACAGCATATCTGTAGGCTGACAGACCTGGTGATGGACATCTGTACTCCCTGTACAAGGAGATCAAGACAGGCGATTCATGAGGTTTAGTTCAGCCTAGGCTGCATAAGGAGTTCCAGGTCACTCCTAGCTACTTAAGacaatctttaaaatacaaaagtatataaatgagaaaacaaacaagttaaaagaaaacaaaaccttagaATTATTTATTGGAAACAGTTATCCTtccataatgaagaaaaaattaagatGTTTCTGGATTAGCAGAAGCTGAGGAGTGCATTTTCAGTAAATTTGTACAATATATAGTAAAAGGAAACCTTTAGGCTAAAATGAAAGTGTGCAAGACATTGATGGTGGTAAACACACAGGCCAATGATTATTGTACTTGGATCAACAGCTCTCCATTTCTATGTGATTCAAAAGACCAATGCATAAAACAGTAACTATAAATTGATATTAGTTGTCATACAATATATAAAGATGTAATATGTGATCTTGATaaaaggagagggacagaggcatATATGAACTCATTTGAACACAAGATATTGAATATTAAGATGGTTTTACTCAGGCAAAGTTGTAAAAAGATTAAGATGTTAGTTACAGAGTTCGAAGTAGTAATCAAGAAACCAACTTACAATacacagaaaaggggaagaaagaatcaaagaagaGTGACACAAAAAAAGAACCATCTCAATAACAAAAATTGACAATAAGAATAATTGAAAAACAAAGGATAAGCCACAGGAAGGAACAACTTAATGGCAGAGGCAAGCCCTTCTTGGATGGTGATCCTACTA
This sequence is a window from Mus pahari chromosome 14, PAHARI_EIJ_v1.1, whole genome shotgun sequence. Protein-coding genes within it:
- the LOC110331225 gene encoding olfactory receptor 1361-like encodes the protein MDSPDQTATEFLLLGFSGKSEQEEVVFGMFLGMCMVTISGNLLIILAISCDPHLHTPMYYFLANLSSVDICFSSVTVPKALVNHVLGSKSASHPECMAQMYFLFIFGNMDGFLLSVMTYDRYVAICHPLHYTMMMRLRLCVLLVAIPWVITNLHVLLHILLMVRLTFCSHNAVHHFFCDPYLVLKLSCSDTFINDVAAFTEGPLIFLTPFICIVASYAYIYTKVLKMPSAHGIRKALSTHRSHLTVVYLFYGAILGVYMQPSSSYSLQDTVASIIFTVVTPMVNPFIYSMRNRDIKGALRKKPVIKD